In one Angustibacter luteus genomic region, the following are encoded:
- a CDS encoding peroxiredoxin, protein MATDAGPLPGYEPGQLPAGLPVPPDDGAADHLASCPVPGLALGSTGGGSVDLARLPGRSVVFGYPRTGVPGEAPLVADWDAIPGARGCTPQACDIRDHVGDLLAAGADHVFGLSTQTTAYQQEAVQRLHLPYRLLSDHDLAFTQALRLPTFEAAGQVLLRRLTLVLDDGVVAHAFYPVFPPDSHTAEVLAWLRSNPR, encoded by the coding sequence GTGGCCACCGACGCAGGCCCGCTGCCGGGTTACGAGCCGGGCCAGCTGCCCGCGGGTCTGCCCGTCCCGCCGGACGACGGGGCGGCTGACCACCTCGCGTCCTGCCCGGTGCCCGGGCTCGCGCTGGGCTCGACCGGTGGCGGCAGCGTCGACCTGGCCCGGCTGCCGGGTCGTTCCGTGGTCTTCGGCTACCCGCGCACCGGCGTGCCGGGGGAGGCGCCGCTGGTGGCGGACTGGGACGCGATCCCCGGCGCCCGGGGGTGCACCCCGCAGGCGTGCGACATCCGCGACCACGTCGGCGACCTGCTGGCCGCCGGCGCGGACCACGTGTTCGGCCTGTCGACGCAGACCACGGCGTACCAGCAGGAGGCCGTGCAGCGGCTGCACCTGCCGTACCGGCTGCTGTCCGACCACGACCTGGCCTTCACCCAGGCGCTGCGGCTTCCCACGTTCGAGGCGGCCGGGCAGGTGCTGCTGCGACGGCTCACCCTGGTGCTGGACGACGGTGTCGTCGCCCACGCGTTCTACCCGGTGTTCCCGCCGGACTCGCACACGGCGGAGGTGCTGGCGTGGCTGCGCTCCAACCCCCGGTAG
- the glpX gene encoding class II fructose-bisphosphatase, with product MPDEPTTAGTLPESLRVSAEEPDRNLALELVRVTEAAAMAGGRWVGRGDKNGADGAAVNAMRKLIGTVSMNGVVVIGEGEKDDAPMLFNGERVGDGTGADCDVAVDPIDGTSLTANGQPSAIAVLAVAERGAMYDPSAVFYMDKLVTGPEAADVVDITAPVAENIARVAKAKNEEPEDVTVVILDRPRHQQLIEEVRATGARIRLISDGDVAGAIMAARPDTGVDLLLGVGGTPEGIISACAIKCLGGTIQGRLWPKDDAERQRALDAGHDLDRVLHTDDLVSGDNVFFVATGITDGELLRGVRYRAGGATTHSLVMRSKSGTIRVIESHHRLSKLRAYSSVDFEHGR from the coding sequence ATGCCCGACGAGCCGACCACCGCGGGCACGCTGCCGGAGAGCCTGCGCGTGTCCGCCGAGGAGCCGGACCGCAACCTGGCCCTCGAGCTCGTCCGGGTCACCGAGGCAGCGGCGATGGCCGGCGGTCGCTGGGTGGGCCGTGGCGACAAGAACGGCGCCGACGGGGCCGCGGTCAACGCGATGCGCAAGCTGATCGGCACCGTGTCGATGAACGGCGTCGTGGTGATCGGCGAGGGCGAGAAGGACGACGCGCCGATGCTGTTCAACGGCGAGCGGGTCGGCGACGGGACCGGCGCGGACTGCGACGTGGCGGTCGACCCGATCGACGGGACGAGCCTGACCGCGAACGGCCAGCCGAGCGCCATCGCCGTCCTCGCAGTCGCCGAGCGCGGCGCGATGTACGACCCGAGCGCCGTGTTCTACATGGACAAGCTGGTGACCGGTCCGGAGGCGGCCGACGTCGTCGACATCACCGCCCCGGTCGCGGAGAACATCGCGCGGGTGGCGAAGGCGAAGAACGAGGAGCCCGAGGACGTCACGGTGGTGATCCTCGACCGTCCCCGGCACCAGCAGCTCATCGAGGAGGTCCGGGCCACCGGCGCCCGGATCCGGCTGATCTCGGACGGAGACGTGGCGGGCGCGATCATGGCGGCCCGCCCGGACACCGGGGTCGACCTGCTGCTCGGGGTCGGCGGCACCCCTGAGGGCATCATCTCGGCGTGCGCGATCAAGTGCCTGGGCGGCACGATCCAGGGCCGGCTGTGGCCCAAGGACGACGCCGAGCGCCAGCGCGCCCTGGACGCCGGGCACGACCTGGACCGCGTCCTGCACACCGACGACCTGGTCAGCGGTGACAACGTGTTCTTCGTGGCGACGGGGATCACGGACGGCGAGCTGCTGCGCGGGGTGCGCTACCGGGCGGGTGGCGCGACCACGCACTCGCTGGTGATGCGCTCCAAGAGCGGCACCATCCGGGTGATCGAGAGCCACCACCGGCTGAGCAAGCTGCGCGCCTACAGCTCGGTGGACTTCGAGCACGGACGCTGA
- a CDS encoding DUF4245 domain-containing protein, which translates to MSESGPVSETRSELDQAAELAAHKRLRRARAPWTSMVLSLLVVVGIAFVLVLIVPRVNQVTQPPVDVPLGARAAASQVEFTPSVPVGLPDGWRATSVRTTRSTAQVVTWHAGYQTPQQQYAALEQGKDAPDEWLSQQTNRAPKVGTQQIDGETWQRYAGGRANQNSLVHTRDAVTTIVTGTAPFDDLTLLAESLRPPG; encoded by the coding sequence GTGAGTGAGTCCGGACCCGTGAGCGAGACCCGCAGCGAGCTCGACCAGGCGGCGGAGCTGGCGGCGCACAAGCGCCTGCGCCGCGCCCGGGCGCCGTGGACGTCGATGGTGCTGTCCCTGCTGGTGGTCGTGGGCATCGCGTTCGTGCTGGTGCTGATCGTGCCTCGGGTCAACCAGGTCACCCAGCCGCCGGTCGACGTCCCGCTGGGGGCCCGCGCCGCGGCGTCCCAGGTGGAGTTCACCCCGTCCGTGCCGGTGGGTCTGCCGGACGGGTGGAGGGCGACGAGCGTGCGCACGACGCGCTCGACGGCCCAGGTGGTGACCTGGCACGCGGGGTACCAGACCCCGCAGCAGCAGTACGCCGCGCTCGAGCAGGGCAAGGACGCGCCGGACGAGTGGCTGTCCCAGCAGACGAACCGGGCGCCCAAGGTCGGCACCCAGCAGATCGACGGCGAGACGTGGCAGCGTTACGCGGGCGGTCGCGCCAACCAGAACAGCCTGGTGCACACCCGGGACGCGGTGACCACGATCGTGACCGGCACCGCGCCGTTCGACGACCTGACGCTGCTGGCCGAGAGCCTGCGCCCACCCGGCTGA
- a CDS encoding exodeoxyribonuclease VII small subunit codes for MPKKQPDAAAPDTDALTYEQARDELVDVVRQLEAGGASLEQSLELWERGEALAQRCQAWLDGARERLDAARERSGSSSE; via the coding sequence GTGCCCAAGAAGCAGCCGGACGCCGCCGCGCCCGACACCGATGCGCTGACCTACGAGCAGGCCCGGGACGAGCTGGTGGACGTCGTGCGCCAGCTGGAGGCCGGCGGGGCGAGCCTCGAGCAGTCCCTCGAGCTCTGGGAGCGCGGCGAGGCCCTGGCCCAGCGCTGCCAGGCCTGGCTGGACGGGGCCCGCGAGCGCCTCGACGCCGCCCGCGAGCGGTCGGGCTCCAGCAGTGAGTGA
- the xseA gene encoding exodeoxyribonuclease VII large subunit has protein sequence MSDQPRRVPEFARETTAEHPWPVRLLSTKMAEYVAKMPPVWIEGQVVQLTRRPGQSVAFLTLRDADVDFSLPVTTSVRVLDGLGADLVDGARVVVHAKPDFWVKRGTLQLNADAIRPVGVGELLARVEHLKRLLAAEGLLSADRKKPLPFLPRRVGLVTGRASAAERDVVENARRRWPAVEFALREVAVQGPNAVSEVRAALLELDDEPDVDVIVIARGGGSLEDLLPFSNEALVRAVASARTPVVSAIGHEVDTPLLDLVADVRASTPTDAGRLVVPDVGEQLAALANAQERLHRAVVHRIDREQATLSALRSRPVLANPEVLVDVRLDEVESAVQRARRALGGRLDRAGDAVRHLAVQVRSLSPQATLDRGYAVVQRADGVVVRSPDEVATGDALRLRVAAGEIAATAD, from the coding sequence GTGAGCGACCAGCCACGCCGGGTGCCGGAGTTCGCCCGCGAGACCACCGCCGAGCACCCGTGGCCGGTGCGGCTGCTGAGCACGAAGATGGCCGAGTACGTGGCCAAGATGCCGCCCGTCTGGATCGAGGGCCAGGTGGTGCAGCTGACCCGTCGACCCGGTCAGAGCGTGGCGTTCCTCACCCTGCGGGACGCCGACGTCGACTTCTCGCTCCCCGTCACCACCAGCGTGCGCGTGCTGGACGGCCTCGGAGCCGACCTCGTCGACGGCGCACGGGTCGTCGTGCACGCCAAGCCCGACTTCTGGGTCAAGCGCGGGACGCTGCAGCTGAACGCCGACGCGATCCGGCCCGTCGGGGTCGGCGAGCTCCTCGCCCGGGTCGAGCACCTCAAGCGCCTGCTGGCCGCCGAGGGGCTGCTGTCGGCCGACCGCAAGAAGCCGCTGCCCTTCCTCCCCCGCCGGGTCGGCCTGGTCACCGGCCGCGCGAGCGCCGCCGAGCGCGACGTGGTCGAGAACGCCCGCCGCCGCTGGCCGGCCGTCGAGTTCGCGCTGCGCGAGGTCGCCGTGCAGGGCCCGAACGCGGTCAGCGAGGTGCGGGCCGCCCTGCTCGAGCTGGACGACGAGCCGGACGTCGACGTCATCGTCATCGCACGGGGCGGCGGCTCGCTGGAGGACCTGCTGCCGTTCAGCAACGAGGCCCTCGTCCGGGCCGTCGCGAGCGCCCGCACGCCCGTGGTCAGCGCGATCGGCCACGAGGTCGACACCCCGCTGCTCGACCTCGTGGCCGACGTGCGCGCCTCCACCCCCACCGACGCCGGCCGGCTGGTCGTCCCGGACGTCGGCGAGCAGCTCGCCGCGCTCGCGAACGCGCAGGAGCGGCTGCACCGGGCCGTCGTGCACCGGATCGACCGAGAGCAGGCGACGCTGTCGGCGCTGCGCTCCCGTCCGGTGCTCGCGAACCCGGAGGTGCTGGTCGACGTCCGGCTGGACGAGGTGGAGTCCGCCGTGCAGCGGGCCCGACGCGCGCTGGGTGGCCGGCTCGACCGGGCCGGGGACGCCGTGCGCCACCTCGCCGTCCAGGTGCGCTCGCTGTCGCCGCAGGCCACCCTCGACCGCGGCTACGCGGTCGTGCAGCGCGCCGACGGGGTCGTCGTCCGCTCCCCCGACGAGGTGGCCACCGGTGACGCGCTGCGACTGCGGGTCGCGGCCGGGGAGATCGCCGCCACCGCTGACTGA
- a CDS encoding 4-hydroxy-3-methylbut-2-enyl diphosphate reductase — protein MTEPRKRVLLAAPRGYCAGVDRAVVAVEKALDLYGAPVYVRKQIVHNKHVVMTLEKRGAIFVDETDEVPEGATVVFSAHGVAPSVHEEAARLSLKTIDATCPLVTKVHHEAVRFAADDFDILLIGHEGHEEVVGTAGEAPAHIQLVDGPDDVPNVNVRDPERVVWLSQTTLSVDETMETVRRLRERFPALQDPPSDDICYATQNRQVAVKQIAPQVDLMIVVGSTNSSNSVRLVEVAIEHGSKDGHLVDYADEIDEAWLDGVTSVGLTSGASVPEVLVRDVLLWLAERGYGEVDEVVSAQESLLFSLPRELRRDLKAAEAAKAAKGADALT, from the coding sequence GTGACTGAACCGAGGAAGCGTGTGCTGCTCGCCGCCCCCCGTGGCTACTGCGCCGGGGTCGACCGCGCCGTCGTCGCGGTGGAGAAGGCGCTCGACCTCTACGGTGCGCCCGTCTACGTGCGCAAGCAGATCGTGCACAACAAGCACGTCGTGATGACGCTCGAGAAGCGTGGCGCGATCTTCGTGGACGAGACCGACGAGGTCCCCGAGGGCGCGACCGTGGTGTTCTCGGCGCACGGGGTGGCTCCGTCGGTGCACGAGGAGGCGGCTCGGCTGTCGCTCAAGACGATCGACGCGACCTGCCCGCTGGTGACCAAGGTGCACCACGAGGCCGTCCGGTTCGCCGCCGACGACTTCGACATCCTGCTGATCGGTCACGAGGGTCACGAGGAGGTCGTGGGCACCGCGGGGGAGGCCCCGGCGCACATCCAGCTCGTCGACGGCCCGGACGACGTCCCCAACGTGAACGTGCGCGACCCCGAGCGGGTGGTGTGGCTGTCCCAGACGACGCTGTCGGTGGACGAGACGATGGAGACGGTGCGCCGGCTGCGCGAGCGCTTCCCGGCCCTGCAGGACCCGCCCAGCGACGACATCTGCTACGCCACCCAGAACCGTCAGGTGGCCGTGAAGCAGATCGCTCCGCAGGTGGACCTGATGATCGTGGTGGGGTCGACGAACTCGTCGAACTCGGTGCGCCTGGTCGAGGTCGCCATCGAGCACGGCTCGAAGGACGGGCACCTCGTGGACTACGCCGACGAGATCGACGAGGCCTGGCTGGACGGCGTGACGTCGGTGGGTCTGACCAGCGGCGCCAGCGTGCCCGAGGTGCTGGTCCGCGACGTCCTGCTGTGGTTGGCCGAGCGCGGGTACGGCGAGGTCGACGAGGTCGTGTCGGCGCAGGAGAGCCTGCTGTTCTCGCTGCCGCGCGAGCTGCGCCGCGACCTCAAGGCCGCCGAGGCCGCAAAGGCCGCCAAGGGCGCCGACGCGCTCACCTGA
- a CDS encoding DNA recombination protein RmuC, protein MDHGTLLALLVGLALGGVVGVLAARTWARVRTAGTTAERDLLRQRVIDLEAATSQDRELAAVLGPLRDSLTRVERQVGVLERDRVEQYARLDEQLLAVAASGEALRTQTAALAGALRSSNTRGTWGETQLRRVVEHAGMLARVDFVEQASASGPDGGQLRPDLVVRLPGGKQLVVDSKAPLTAFLDAGAVEDDADRRRLLQAHARALRGHVDVLAARAYWQAFTPTPEMVVCFVPGDAILAAALDADPGLHEAAMARRVVLASPATLLALLRTVAYTWQQDALSGNARELFEVGKELYARLGTLGSHSVKLGRTLHRAVEDYNALVGTLERRVLVTARRMNDLDLTDDPLETVPPVEATPRTLTAVELLLDDTDLVNGTTAESSARRAARDAG, encoded by the coding sequence ATGGATCACGGGACCCTGCTCGCGCTGCTCGTCGGCCTCGCCCTCGGCGGGGTCGTCGGCGTGCTCGCCGCCCGCACCTGGGCCCGGGTGCGCACGGCCGGTACGACAGCCGAGCGCGACCTGCTGCGCCAGCGGGTGATCGACCTCGAGGCCGCGACCAGCCAGGACCGTGAGCTCGCCGCCGTGCTGGGGCCGTTGCGGGACAGCCTGACCCGGGTCGAGCGTCAGGTCGGCGTGCTGGAACGCGACCGGGTCGAGCAGTACGCGCGGCTGGACGAGCAGCTCCTCGCGGTCGCGGCGTCCGGTGAGGCGCTGCGGACGCAGACGGCCGCGCTGGCCGGCGCACTCCGCTCGTCGAACACCCGGGGCACCTGGGGTGAGACGCAGCTGCGGCGCGTGGTCGAGCACGCCGGCATGCTGGCTCGGGTCGACTTCGTCGAGCAGGCCAGTGCCTCGGGCCCGGACGGCGGGCAGCTGCGCCCCGACCTCGTGGTGCGGCTGCCGGGCGGCAAGCAGCTCGTCGTCGACTCGAAGGCACCGCTGACGGCGTTCCTGGACGCCGGGGCCGTCGAGGACGACGCGGACCGGCGGCGGCTGCTGCAGGCCCACGCGCGAGCGCTGCGCGGGCACGTCGACGTGCTGGCGGCGCGCGCCTACTGGCAGGCCTTCACCCCCACGCCCGAGATGGTCGTGTGCTTCGTGCCGGGCGACGCGATCCTGGCCGCGGCGCTGGACGCCGACCCCGGCCTGCACGAGGCCGCGATGGCGCGCCGGGTGGTGCTCGCCTCACCGGCGACGCTGCTGGCTCTGCTGCGGACCGTCGCGTACACCTGGCAGCAGGACGCGTTGTCCGGCAACGCCCGCGAGCTGTTCGAGGTCGGCAAGGAGCTGTACGCGCGCCTGGGCACCCTGGGCAGCCACTCGGTCAAGCTCGGCCGCACCCTGCACCGGGCCGTCGAGGACTACAACGCCCTGGTCGGCACGCTCGAACGCCGGGTGCTGGTCACCGCACGACGGATGAACGACCTGGACCTCACGGACGACCCGCTCGAGACCGTGCCCCCGGTTGAGGCGACGCCGCGGACGCTGACCGCGGTCGAGCTGCTGCTGGACGACACCGACCTGGTCAACGGGACGACGGCGGAGTCCTCGGCCCGCAGGGCCGCCCGCGACGCTGGATGA
- a CDS encoding class I SAM-dependent methyltransferase, translated as MPRPQTRWIAETGGRRGPAYAARFRELAASGADLHGEARFLDGLLVDAGRTPARVLDAGTGTGRVAIELARRGHDVTGVDVDESMVVEARADGRQAGVDVRWVVGDLLDLADLAGGGFDLVAAPGNVLVYLADGTEPDVVMALAAALAPGGHLVVGFAADRHVDPDAYQGWCADAGLVEVARYASWSGDPWVAGGEFVVAVHRR; from the coding sequence ATGCCCAGACCCCAGACCCGCTGGATCGCCGAGACCGGTGGACGTCGCGGCCCGGCGTACGCGGCGCGGTTCCGCGAGCTCGCGGCCTCCGGCGCGGACCTGCACGGCGAGGCCCGGTTCCTCGACGGCCTCCTGGTCGACGCGGGCCGCACCCCGGCCCGCGTCCTGGACGCCGGCACCGGCACCGGCCGCGTCGCGATCGAGCTGGCCCGCCGCGGCCACGACGTGACCGGCGTCGACGTCGACGAGTCGATGGTCGTCGAAGCCCGGGCCGACGGCCGCCAGGCCGGGGTCGACGTCCGCTGGGTGGTGGGGGACCTGCTCGACCTCGCCGACCTCGCCGGCGGTGGGTTCGACCTGGTCGCCGCGCCCGGCAACGTCCTGGTCTACCTCGCCGACGGCACCGAGCCGGACGTCGTGATGGCGCTCGCGGCAGCGCTGGCGCCCGGCGGGCACCTGGTCGTCGGGTTCGCCGCGGACCGGCACGTCGACCCGGACGCCTACCAGGGCTGGTGCGCCGACGCGGGTCTGGTCGAGGTGGCGCGCTACGCCAGCTGGTCCGGGGACCCCTGGGTGGCGGGCGGCGAGTTCGTGGTGGCCGTGCACCGCCGGTAG
- the ychF gene encoding redox-regulated ATPase YchF, producing MALTIGIVGLPNVGKSTLFNALTKNEVLAANYPFATIEPNVGVVPLPDERLPKLAEVFGSARILPATVSFVDIAGIVRGASEGEGLGNKFLANIREADAICQVIRAFGDPDVVHVDGKVDPSSDIETIHTELILADLQTLESAIPRLEKEVKGRKTDAKVLEAARAAQAVLEEGTTLYAGGAKAGIDPADVRELSLLTSKPFIYVFNLDEDGLADEALMTSLRELVAPAEAIFLDAKVEAELAELDPADAAELLAGIGQDEAGLDQLARVGFETLGLQTYLTAGPKETRAWTIRKGWTAPQAAGVIHTDFQRGFIKAEIVSFEEIISAGSMAEAKSRGKVRIEGKDYVMADGDVVEFRFNV from the coding sequence GTGGCCCTCACCATCGGAATCGTCGGACTGCCCAACGTCGGCAAGTCCACCCTGTTCAACGCCCTCACCAAGAACGAGGTGCTCGCCGCGAACTACCCGTTCGCGACGATCGAGCCCAACGTCGGGGTGGTCCCGCTGCCCGACGAGCGGCTGCCGAAGCTCGCCGAGGTCTTCGGCAGCGCGCGGATCCTGCCGGCCACTGTGTCGTTCGTCGACATCGCGGGCATCGTGCGCGGCGCGAGCGAGGGTGAGGGGCTGGGCAACAAGTTCCTGGCCAACATCCGCGAGGCCGACGCCATCTGCCAGGTGATCCGCGCCTTCGGCGACCCGGACGTCGTGCACGTCGACGGCAAGGTCGACCCGTCGTCCGACATCGAGACGATCCACACCGAGCTGATCCTGGCCGACCTGCAGACCCTCGAGAGCGCGATCCCGCGCCTGGAGAAGGAGGTCAAGGGCCGCAAGACCGACGCGAAGGTGCTCGAGGCGGCCCGGGCGGCGCAGGCGGTGCTCGAGGAGGGCACCACGCTGTACGCGGGCGGCGCGAAGGCCGGCATCGACCCGGCGGACGTGCGCGAGCTGTCGCTGCTGACGTCGAAGCCGTTCATCTACGTGTTCAACCTGGACGAGGACGGCCTGGCGGACGAGGCGCTGATGACCTCGCTGCGCGAGCTGGTGGCACCGGCCGAGGCGATCTTCCTGGACGCCAAGGTGGAGGCCGAGCTGGCCGAGCTGGACCCGGCGGACGCCGCCGAGCTGCTGGCCGGCATCGGGCAGGACGAGGCCGGGCTGGACCAGCTGGCGCGGGTCGGCTTCGAGACGCTCGGGCTGCAGACCTACCTGACGGCCGGCCCGAAGGAGACCCGGGCCTGGACGATCCGCAAGGGGTGGACGGCGCCGCAGGCCGCCGGGGTCATCCACACGGACTTCCAGCGGGGCTTCATCAAGGCCGAGATCGTGTCCTTCGAGGAGATCATCTCGGCCGGGTCGATGGCGGAGGCCAAGTCCCGCGGCAAGGTCCGCATCGAGGGCAAGGACTACGTCATGGCGGACGGCGACGTCGTGGAGTTCCGCTTCAACGTGTAG
- a CDS encoding arylsulfatase, whose amino-acid sequence MVSARRSVQRGSLPIPDLAYTGPVTYDATDPDTHFPPIEKLTPPEGAPNVLIVLIDDVGFGASSAFGGPIDTPSFDRVAAAGLKYTRFHTTALCSPTRAALLAGRNHHTVGMAAITELATSAPGYSSIRPNNCAPLAETLKLNGYSTAQFGKCHEVPVWQASPVGPFDQWPSPGGGFEHFYGFIGGETNQWYPAIYEGTMPVEPWGTPEEGYHFMGDMTDKAIAWTKQQKALAPDKPFFTYFAPGATHAPHHVPAEWADKYAGRFDQGWDKVREETFARQKELGVIPQDAVLTPRSEGIPAWDEMNPELHPVLAREMEVYAGYLEYADHHTGRLLDALDELGVLDDTLVYVIIGDNGASAEGTMKGTTNESFLLNHMMDMEDDAYLIDHQADLGTPNSYNHYAIGWAHAMDTPYQWTKQVASHWGGTRNGTIVSWPNGIRARGEIRHQFAHCIDVAPTVLQAAGIPEPSTVHGVTQRPYEGTPMNYTFDDADAEEQHLTQYFEMVGNRAIYHRGWTAVAKHKDPWAGSTRGLDDDVWELYNVEEDWTQSNDLAEQEPARLAHLQQLFLIQAARFNVLPMDVRSAERFNADLVGRPKILDGDTQILYPGMKRLNENCVVGVKNKSFSATSKVTVPGAGANGVIIAQGGAYGGWSFYVHEGRLAFCYNTLAIMTSVIHADEPLGPGTREVRAHFAYDGGGLGKGGTVTLFDGDTQVGEGRVERTIPFTFSLDETVDIGMDVASPVSPDYGPTGNEFTGTISWVRLDAGDDDHSHLIEPEHRMAAAMLKQ is encoded by the coding sequence GTGGTTTCAGCTCGGAGGTCAGTTCAGCGTGGCTCGCTCCCGATCCCCGACCTGGCCTACACCGGCCCGGTCACGTACGACGCCACCGATCCGGATACCCACTTCCCGCCGATCGAGAAGCTGACGCCGCCCGAGGGTGCGCCCAACGTGCTGATCGTCCTGATCGACGACGTCGGCTTCGGTGCGTCCAGCGCGTTCGGGGGTCCGATCGACACCCCGAGCTTCGATCGGGTCGCGGCCGCCGGGCTGAAGTACACGCGATTCCACACCACGGCACTGTGCTCCCCCACGCGCGCGGCGCTGCTCGCCGGTCGCAACCACCACACGGTGGGCATGGCAGCGATCACGGAGCTCGCGACGAGCGCGCCGGGCTACAGCTCCATTCGGCCCAACAACTGCGCCCCGCTCGCCGAGACCCTCAAGCTCAACGGCTACAGCACCGCCCAGTTCGGCAAGTGCCACGAGGTTCCCGTCTGGCAGGCCAGCCCGGTCGGACCGTTCGACCAGTGGCCGAGCCCGGGCGGTGGGTTCGAGCACTTCTACGGGTTCATCGGCGGCGAGACCAACCAGTGGTACCCGGCGATCTACGAGGGCACGATGCCGGTCGAGCCCTGGGGCACGCCCGAGGAGGGCTACCACTTCATGGGCGACATGACCGACAAGGCGATCGCCTGGACCAAGCAGCAGAAGGCGCTCGCTCCCGACAAGCCGTTCTTCACCTACTTCGCGCCCGGTGCGACCCACGCCCCGCACCACGTCCCCGCGGAGTGGGCGGACAAGTACGCCGGGAGGTTCGACCAGGGTTGGGACAAGGTCCGCGAGGAGACGTTCGCCCGGCAGAAGGAGCTCGGTGTCATCCCCCAGGACGCCGTGCTCACCCCGCGCAGCGAGGGCATCCCCGCCTGGGACGAGATGAACCCCGAGCTGCACCCGGTCCTGGCCCGTGAGATGGAGGTGTACGCCGGCTACCTCGAGTACGCCGACCACCACACCGGCCGCCTGCTCGACGCCCTGGACGAGCTCGGCGTCCTCGACGACACGCTGGTCTACGTGATCATCGGCGACAACGGGGCCTCGGCCGAGGGCACGATGAAGGGCACCACCAACGAGAGCTTCCTGCTCAACCACATGATGGACATGGAGGACGACGCCTACCTGATCGACCACCAGGCTGACCTCGGCACGCCCAACTCCTACAACCACTACGCCATCGGCTGGGCGCACGCGATGGACACGCCGTACCAGTGGACGAAGCAGGTCGCCTCGCACTGGGGCGGCACCCGCAACGGCACCATCGTCAGCTGGCCCAACGGGATCCGGGCGCGCGGCGAGATCCGACACCAGTTCGCGCACTGCATCGACGTCGCGCCCACGGTGCTCCAGGCCGCGGGCATCCCCGAGCCCTCGACGGTGCACGGCGTCACCCAGCGCCCCTACGAGGGCACGCCGATGAACTACACCTTCGACGACGCCGACGCCGAGGAGCAGCACCTCACCCAGTACTTCGAGATGGTCGGCAACCGCGCGATCTACCACCGGGGCTGGACCGCCGTCGCGAAGCACAAGGATCCCTGGGCCGGCTCGACCCGGGGCCTGGACGACGACGTGTGGGAGCTCTACAACGTCGAGGAGGACTGGACCCAGTCGAACGACCTCGCCGAGCAGGAGCCGGCCCGGCTGGCGCACCTCCAGCAGCTGTTCCTGATCCAGGCGGCCCGGTTCAACGTGCTCCCCATGGACGTGCGTTCCGCCGAGCGATTCAACGCCGACCTGGTCGGGCGGCCGAAGATCTTGGACGGCGACACCCAGATCCTCTACCCGGGCATGAAGCGCCTCAACGAGAACTGCGTCGTCGGGGTCAAGAACAAGTCGTTCAGCGCGACGTCCAAGGTCACCGTCCCGGGCGCCGGCGCCAACGGGGTGATCATCGCGCAGGGCGGGGCGTACGGCGGGTGGAGCTTCTACGTCCACGAGGGCCGGCTCGCGTTCTGCTACAACACCTTGGCGATCATGACCTCGGTGATCCACGCCGACGAACCTCTGGGGCCTGGCACCCGGGAGGTCCGTGCGCACTTCGCCTACGACGGCGGCGGACTGGGCAAGGGCGGCACGGTCACGCTCTTCGACGGCGACACCCAGGTCGGCGAGGGCCGGGTGGAGCGCACCATCCCGTTCACGTTCTCGCTCGACGAGACCGTCGACATCGGCATGGACGTCGCCTCCCCGGTGTCCCCGGACTACGGACCGACCGGCAACGAGTTCACCGGCACCATCAGCTGGGTCAGACTCGACGCCGGGGACGACGACCACAGCCACCTGATCGAACCGGAGCACCGGATGGCTGCCGCGATGCTCAAGCAGTAG
- a CDS encoding DNA alkylation repair protein produces MGALPTAGAVVDELQSLASADELAKVRRRLDPAEPAIGVRMRSVFDVAKAATAMPLDEWERLVVEPTYEARMVAFSILDFQARKDVGSRVLCSTYLGHHDRITTWDMVDRAAPRVVGAALAAGPYDVLHELAGSVEPLRRRSAMTAPLWFTRHGSPADLAAGFDVATILCTDAEPSVHKAAGIFLAHAGQRDPAALSRFLEQHSAVMPAAGRRLATRKVTG; encoded by the coding sequence ATGGGCGCGCTGCCGACCGCTGGTGCCGTCGTCGACGAGCTGCAGTCGCTGGCATCGGCTGACGAGCTGGCCAAGGTGCGACGGCGACTCGACCCGGCCGAGCCTGCCATCGGCGTCCGGATGAGGTCCGTGTTCGACGTCGCCAAGGCGGCGACCGCGATGCCGCTCGACGAGTGGGAGCGGCTCGTGGTCGAACCCACGTACGAGGCGCGGATGGTCGCGTTCAGCATCCTGGACTTCCAGGCCCGCAAGGACGTGGGGAGCCGGGTGCTCTGCTCGACCTACCTGGGCCACCACGACCGGATCACGACGTGGGACATGGTCGACCGCGCCGCGCCACGCGTCGTCGGCGCGGCCCTGGCCGCCGGCCCGTACGACGTCCTGCACGAGCTGGCGGGCTCGGTCGAGCCGCTGCGGCGGCGGTCCGCCATGACGGCGCCGCTGTGGTTCACCCGGCACGGCTCTCCGGCGGATCTCGCGGCCGGCTTCGACGTCGCCACCATTCTGTGCACCGACGCCGAACCGTCCGTGCACAAGGCCGCCGGCATCTTCCTGGCCCATGCGGGACAACGAGATCCGGCCGCGCTCAGCAGGTTCCTCGAGCAGCACTCGGCGGTGATGCCGGCCGCCGGCCGCCGGCTCGCCACCCGGAAGGTCACGGGTTGA